In the genome of Cryptomeria japonica chromosome 8, Sugi_1.0, whole genome shotgun sequence, one region contains:
- the LOC131043678 gene encoding UDP-glycosyltransferase 72B1, with product MEEQNGRGKPHVAIFPCVGVGHFVPTSQFAKQLCVFNGFSATVITSNWMRAAKQVTYADYLASSCLDIRFTELPDVDFHDEEDYNMKIETRISKYMEKAAPHVGDILHSLLNSSSPISAFVTDFFCTATFDVAAKLGIPTYVFLTASARFLSVMLRLHKFGLEHPVSFKDDEEYRIDVPGVLPFPARDLPEPAKDRSDEAFHWCVHHFSRLPQAAGFLINTFDDMEKETLEALKEGKVLNTPALPPIYSIGPIISERHETHECLEWLDQQPASTVVYVSFGSGGFLSREQIAEVAHGLETSGHRFLWVVRGEHKFITFNPKQDTNVSGLLPDGFVSRTRDRGLVVLNWAPQVAILSHPSIGGFLSHSGWNSTLEGISYGVPMISWPLFAEQKLNRFMLVNHDKVAIDVKIERDGFVPRVEVERVVRALMEGEEGIKARENMRVLKEKAKLALMEGGSSYKSMAMAAARFVEK from the coding sequence ATGGAAGAGCAAAATGGCAGAGGAAAACCCCATGTCGCCATTTTTCCGTGCGTAGGAGTCGGCCATTTCGTCCCTACATCTCAATTCGCAAAGCAGCTTTGCGTTTTCAATGGCTTTTCTGCAACTGTAATAACGAGCAACTGGATGCGCGCAGCCAAGCAAGTCACATATGCCGACTACTTGGCATCTTCCTGTCTTGACATCCGCTTTACAGAGCTTCCCGATGTCGACTTCCACGACGAGGAAGACTATAATATGAAGATCGAAACTCGCATATCAAAGTACATGGAGAAAGCAGCACCGCACGTTGGAGATATTCTCCACTCCTTGCTCAATTCCTCTTCGCCCATCTCTGCCTTTGTTACAGATTTCTTCTGCACCGCCACTTTCGATGTTGCGGCTAAGTTAGGAATACCCACTTACGTATTCCTCACGGCCAGCGCTCGTTTTCTTTCCGTTATGTTACGCCTCCACAAATTCGGTTTGGAGCATCCCGTGTCGTTTAAAGACGACGAAGAGTATCGGATCGACGTTCCAGGGGTTCTGCCATTTCCTGCTAGGGATCTGCCCGAGCCTGCGAAAGACAGATCCGATGAGGCGTTTCATTGGTGTGTCCACCATTTCTCTCGGCTTCCTCAAGCTGCTGGGTTTCTCATAAATACATTCGATGATATGGAGAAGGAAACTTTAGAAGCCCTCAAAGAAGGTAAGGTTCTCAACACTCCTGCTTTGCCGCCAATCTATTCAATTGGTCCCATCATATCGGAGCGTCATGAGACACACGAGTGCCTCGAGTGGTTAGATCAACAGCCTGCCTCCACCGTTGTGTATGTTTCCTTTGGAAGTGGCGGTTTTCTGTCGAGGGAGCAGATTGCGGAAGTAGCACATGGACTGGAAACAAGTGGCCATCGGTTTCTTTGGGTGGTGCGTGGAGAGCATAAGTTTATCACCTTCAATCCCAAGCAGGATACGAATGTTTCAGGGCTTTTACCCGATGGTTTCGTGAGTCGAACCAGAGACAGAGGGCTTGTAGTTCTCAATTGGGCTCCTCAAGTTGCAATTCTTTCTCACCCGTCCATTGGAGGCTTCCTCTCTCACTCCGGTTGGAACTCCACACTAGAAGGCATTTCTTACGGGGTTCCCATGATCAGCTGGCCCCTGTTTGCTGAACAGAAGTTGAACAGGTTTATGCTGGTTAACCACGATAAGGTTGCCATAGATGTAAAGATTGAAAGAGATGGGTTTGTACCGAGAGTGGAAGTGGAGAGAGTAGTGAGGGCACTGATGGAAGGAGAAGAGGGAATTAAAGCAAGGGAGAATATGCGTGTATTGAAGGAAAAGGCAAAGCTGGCTTTGATGGAAGGAGGGAGTTCGTACAAGTCCATGGCCATGGCCGCTGCTCGTTTCGTGGAGAAGTAA